From the Primulina tabacum isolate GXHZ01 chromosome 3, ASM2559414v2, whole genome shotgun sequence genome, one window contains:
- the LOC142538216 gene encoding peptidyl-tRNA hydrolase, mitochondrial, with amino-acid sequence MKLMRGVIMLVDRFSKRFFCAAAFSNPRPWLFVGLGNTGDKYMGTRHNVGFELIDAFAKSQGISMDAVHCKAIFGKGFVHGVPVFLAKPQTYMNLSGESSGPMAAYYKLPLNRVLVFHDDMGLPCGVLRLHSKGNHGSHNGLKSVIYHFRGNKEFPRLRIGIGRPPGQMDPKAFLLQKFNAKARERIDVALEEGVDVLKEVLSKGLTESARCFNREQKYKHLRLQTMPV; translated from the exons atgaaattgatGCGAGGCGTGATAATGCTTGTCGATAGATTTTCCAAACGTTTCTTTTGCGCTGCTGCGTTTTCTAACCCACGCCCATGGCTTTTCGTGGGATTGGGTAACACTGGAGATAAATATATGGGCACTAGACACAACGTCGGCTTTGAACTAATCGATGCATTTGCTAAATCACAAGGGATTTCAATGGATGCCGTTCATTGCAAAGCCATCTTTGGGAAAG GTTTTGTTCACGGAGTTCCGGTTTTTTTGGCGAAGCCTCAGACTTACATGAATTTAAGCGGCGAATCT AGCGGTCCTATGGCGGCTTATTATAAGCTTCCTCTCAATCGAGTTTTAGTG TTTCATGATGACATGGGTTTACCTTGTGGGGTACTCCGTCTTCACTCCAAGGGAAATCATGGAAGTCACAATGG GCTGAAAAGTGTGATCTATCATTTTCGTGGGAATAAAGAATTTCCTCGGCTAAGAATTG GCATTGGGAGGCCTCCTGGTCAGATGGATCCAAAAGCGTTCCTTCTTCAGAAATTCAACGCCAAAGCTCGTGAAAGA ATTGATGTTGCATTAGAAGAGGGTGTTGATGTGCTGAAAGAAGTCTTGTCAAAAGGCTTGACAGAGAGTGCTAGATGTTTCAATAGGGAGCAGAAGTATAAACATCTAAGACTGCAGACTATGCCAGTATGA